From the Flavobacteriales bacterium genome, the window TTTCGGTTTGGCCTCGGCACCGGAAGGAAAGTACCAGGCCATCATCGTTTGTGTAGGACACAAAGAATATCTCGGTATGAAGGAAAGCGACTTCCAGCAATATTTTGATGGAAAAGGACTGCTGGTTGATCTGAAGGGACTCTATCGAAATAAAATGGAACAGGTGGAATACTGGAGCCTGTAATAAATGACAGGTAAGAAACACATCGCAGTGACCGGAGGTATGGGCTATGTTGGGTCGCATACCGTGGTGGAACTTATTTCACAAGGTTTTGAGGTGACCATACTCGATGACCTGTCCACTTCATCCATCCGGATACTGGACGGGATCAAGGAGATCACCGGTGTGAATCCCCGCTTCTTTGAACTGGATCTTTGCAACGTTGAGGCCATCAGGAGTGCCTGGAAAGAGATGCCTCCTGTGGATGCCGTGATCCATTTTGCCGCCCGTAAGGCGGTGGGTGAATCGGTCAGAGATCCCCTGCTTTACTACCGCAACAATTTCGTTTCCCTGCTTAACCTTCTGCAGGTAATGGGTAATGCAGGAACCAATGCGATTGTGTTTTCCTCTTCATGTACTGTTTATGGCAGTCCGGATAAACTTCCGGTGAATGAAAAAACACCAAGGAAAAAGGCGGAGTCTCCATACGGATATACCAAAATGGTTTGTGAAGATATGCTGGAATCCGTATCCGGAAGTACATCTCTTCGCGCATTGGCATTAAGGTATTTTAACCCGATCGGCGCCCATCCGTCCGGCAGGATCGGTGAGCTTCCGCTGAATGAACCTGAAAACCTCATCCCTTATATCACACAAACTGCCACAGGTGAGCGTGATGAACTCAAAGTATTCGGCAGCGATTACAACACACCTGATGGAACTTGTGTCCGAGATTACATTCATGTAGTAGACGTGGCCAGGGCGCACATTGCTGCCATGGAACGCTTGCTGGGCAATGATCAGGATCAGGTATCATCCTATGAGGTTTATAATATCGGTACAGGTACGGGCTACTCCGTTCTGGAGGTGGTCCAGGCCTTTGAGAAAGTGACCGGAAAACCCTTGCCACATCGCCTCGTGGAACGTCGCCCCGGTGACGTGGAAGCCATCTGGGCAGAAACGGATCTGGCCAACCGCGTTCTGAAATGGAAGGCGGAACTGGGTCTGGAAGATATGCTGCGGTCCGCATGGAACTGGCAGCAAAATCTGAGTAAACAGATGATATCATGAGTACGTCAAAAAATATCCTGGTTACTGGAGGTGCAGGTTTTATCGGATCACATGTGGTGCGACGCCTCGTCAATTCATATCCCGATTACCGGATCGTTAACCTCGATAAACTCACCTACGCAGGCAATCTGAAGAACCTCACCGACATCGAGGAAAAGAACAACTATAGCTTTGTGAAAGGCGATATCCTGGATGCAGACCTGGTGGCTTCTTTGTTTAAGGAGTACCGGTTTCATGGCGTGATCCATCTTGCCGCAGAATCACATGTGGACCGCTCCATCACCAATCCCCTTGAGTTTGTAAATACCAATGTGGTAGGTACCGTGGTGTTACTGAATGTTGCCCGTGAGGCATGGAAGGACGATATGAATGCGCATCTGTTCTACCATATATCAACGGATGAGGTGTACGGTTCCCTGGGAGAAGATGGCCTGTTCCTGGAAACGACCCCTTACGATCCGCGCAGCCCATATTCGGCATCCAAGGCAAGTTCCGATCATTTTGTAAGGGCCTACCATCACACCTACGGTTTGCCTGTGGTGATCTCAAATTGCTCAAACAACTATGGCGCATGCCAGTTCCCGGAAAAGCTGATTCCACTGGCGCTGAATAATATTTGCAATGATAAGCCCATTCCGGTGTATGGAAAGGGCGAGAATGTCCGCGACTGGCTTTTTGTTGAGGACCATGCCGCTGCCATAGACCTGATTTACCATAAAGGAGAACATGGAGCCACCTATAACATCGGTGGTCACAACGAATGGAAAAATATTGATCTGATCCGGTTATTGTGCGATATACTGGATCGCAAGCTGGGGCGGGTTCCCGGCACTTCGGAAGAATTGATCACCTTTGTAAAGGACCGTGCAGGTCATGATCTCCGGTATGCGATTGATGCCGGAAAGATCGGCAAGGAATTGGGCTGGAAGCCTACCGTAACATTCGAGCAAGGCCTTGAACGCACGGTAGACTGGTATCTGGAGAATCAACAGTGGCTGGAAGAAGTGACGTCCGGTGCTTACCGGGACTATTATCAACAACAATACAAAGCCTGACCTTTTGGATAAGCAGACCTTTCACGAGGGAGACCTGTCTTCGCATTCCTTTCTGGTTACCGGTGGCGGTGGTTTCATAGGTTCACATATCGTTGAATACCTTCTGCAACACAACGCCGGCCTCGTTCGGGTACTGGATAATTTCTCGACCGGAGATGCTCTTAACCTCAAAGGTTTCAAAGGGAATCTGGAGGTTGTGGAAGGTGATATTTGTGATGTGGATACATGCCGCAAGGCCTGCGAAGGGATAACCTATGTGTTGCACCAGGCGGCGCTTGGTTCTGTACCCCGTTCCCTGAAAGATCCCCTGCATACGCATCAGGTGAATGTGACCGGTTTTGTGAACATGTTGGTGGCAGCGAAGGATGCCAATGTAAAGCGTATGGTGTATGCCAGTTCATCATCCGTTTACGGAGATAGCAAGGAGCTTCCGAAGAAAGAAGACAGGATCGGTAAACCCCTTTCACCATATGGTGCATCCAAGCTTACCGATGAAGTCTATGCCGGTGTCTTTCATCTGAATTACGGAATGAATATCATTGGCCTGCGATATTTTAATGTATTCGGTCCGCGGCAAAGTCCGGATGGACCCTATGCGGCAGCTCTGCCCCTCTTTATCCGGGCCATTTCGGCAGATACCTCCGCTTATATTGATGGCGATGGCCTTCAGACCCGCGACTTCACTTATGTGGAGAATGCCGTTCAGGCCAATATCAAGGCGTTGTTTACAAAACATCCCGGTGCCCTGGGACAGGTGTTTAATGTAGCGTATGGACAGCGTACATCCATCCTGGAGATGTATACAAAGATCAACCAGATTCTCGGAAAGGATATTCCTGCCATTCACCGTGAATCCAGAGCCGGAGATATCCGTGATTCACTGGCATCCATTGAAAAGGCAAAGGAAATGCTGGGCTATGACCCCGCCGTGGATCTGGAAGAAGGGTTGAAACGTACACTTCAAAAAATCAGTGTGGTCGGTAAAGTATAGATAACTAACGCGTTGACCATTTTGCATAGGAAATCATATTGAGCTTGCAAATGGTTATACCGAGGTGTTGGGCGAAGGTTGTACCTTCGTCCTATTATGATTTATACTAAGAACTCTTCCTCAGCTACCAGCATTGTTAGCTGAGATGAAAGAAGTAGCTTAAAGCTACAACATAGACAGACGAAGGTACAACCTTCGCCTAACCACCGAACTTTGCCATACTTGGGAATAACAGCTTCAGGTGCTCTTATTTTTCTTGTTGTTAATAAACAACAGTCTTGTTATCCCGAGGTGCAGTGAGCCCGCCTGTCCGAGGGGATTGCTAATCTATAATCAAGGCAAATCTAAAAACTGACAGTTAATTTATTCAGTGGCCAACACGTTAGATTGTCAGGCTATCCGTGCCACCATACACCTTAAGCTGCCACCCCCGGTTTCTTCAATAGTGGGAATATCACATCGCACCAACGTTCGTTTTTCTTCCAATAACCCGCGCTGATCCTTTGTGAAGGCATCGAATGCCGAACCTGACATCAGTAATTTTCTTTCTCCGTCTTTTCCGGTTACCTGATACACGTTGCAGGTAAAATGCCTGGCTTGCTCAAGGGTAACGCCCATGACCATCCGTCCGGCCTGTTGCCACATCTCTTTCAGACGATCTTTGGTCTGTTGATTGCGGATTGACTCTTCGCAGAAAATTACCAAATCACTGCAAATGGAAAGAATGACATTGGTATGATACACCGGTACACCTGTTTCGTCTACGGCGTTAAAGGAACAAGGCCTGTAGCCCAACTGTTGGCACAGGTCATTCAGTACTTCCACATCTGTTCGGGGAGACAGGCAGGCATAGGCAATCCTGTTCTCATAGTCGAATACGATACTTCCGGTACCTTCAAGAAATTTGCCTGAAATCTCATAGGGTGTGAGGTCAATGTGCTTCTTATAGTTGATTATCTTTCCCGAATTCAGGAAAGGGATCATCACCATTTGTCGTTCCATCCTGCGTTGTTTTGACAGCATGGGATAAAGCACATAGGTGTTCTCGTGAAAGGAGACCCAGTTGTTGGGAAATACCGCATCAGGTAAGTGAAGGTTGGGTTCCTGGTCATAAACCACAAGGTCTACACCAGCTGATCTAATGGTTTCCGTTGCACGATCAAACTCCGCAAGAGCAGTACGTTGTAATTCTGCATCGCTTTTTTCGGAACGCCGCTGAAATACATTGCTTTCTGCGTTTTCAATACTGAACCCGAATGTAGCGGGGCGTACCATCAGAATCCGTCTTGCATCCTGAATCACTGTTTCCCCGATGTCTTTTGCCGTGCTCATCTTTTCCTGGTATGAATTCCTGCCGTTATTGATCCCTGACCTTCCTGATATTGTGATGCAATATATATCTTTGAATTTACAACATTGATTCATGGCAGGTTGGTTAAATAAATTTTTCGGAAAACCCGCGCCAAGGGAGTACGCTGATTTTCAATCATTGGAAGTGGATTTTCACTCCCACC encodes:
- the rfbB gene encoding dTDP-glucose 4,6-dehydratase; its protein translation is MSTSKNILVTGGAGFIGSHVVRRLVNSYPDYRIVNLDKLTYAGNLKNLTDIEEKNNYSFVKGDILDADLVASLFKEYRFHGVIHLAAESHVDRSITNPLEFVNTNVVGTVVLLNVAREAWKDDMNAHLFYHISTDEVYGSLGEDGLFLETTPYDPRSPYSASKASSDHFVRAYHHTYGLPVVISNCSNNYGACQFPEKLIPLALNNICNDKPIPVYGKGENVRDWLFVEDHAAAIDLIYHKGEHGATYNIGGHNEWKNIDLIRLLCDILDRKLGRVPGTSEELITFVKDRAGHDLRYAIDAGKIGKELGWKPTVTFEQGLERTVDWYLENQQWLEEVTSGAYRDYYQQQYKA
- a CDS encoding amidinotransferase, with product MSTAKDIGETVIQDARRILMVRPATFGFSIENAESNVFQRRSEKSDAELQRTALAEFDRATETIRSAGVDLVVYDQEPNLHLPDAVFPNNWVSFHENTYVLYPMLSKQRRMERQMVMIPFLNSGKIINYKKHIDLTPYEISGKFLEGTGSIVFDYENRIAYACLSPRTDVEVLNDLCQQLGYRPCSFNAVDETGVPVYHTNVILSICSDLVIFCEESIRNQQTKDRLKEMWQQAGRMVMGVTLEQARHFTCNVYQVTGKDGERKLLMSGSAFDAFTKDQRGLLEEKRTLVRCDIPTIEETGGGSLRCMVARIA
- a CDS encoding SDR family oxidoreductase: MDKQTFHEGDLSSHSFLVTGGGGFIGSHIVEYLLQHNAGLVRVLDNFSTGDALNLKGFKGNLEVVEGDICDVDTCRKACEGITYVLHQAALGSVPRSLKDPLHTHQVNVTGFVNMLVAAKDANVKRMVYASSSSVYGDSKELPKKEDRIGKPLSPYGASKLTDEVYAGVFHLNYGMNIIGLRYFNVFGPRQSPDGPYAAALPLFIRAISADTSAYIDGDGLQTRDFTYVENAVQANIKALFTKHPGALGQVFNVAYGQRTSILEMYTKINQILGKDIPAIHRESRAGDIRDSLASIEKAKEMLGYDPAVDLEEGLKRTLQKISVVGKV
- a CDS encoding nucleotide sugar dehydrogenase translates to FGLASAPEGKYQAIIVCVGHKEYLGMKESDFQQYFDGKGLLVDLKGLYRNKMEQVEYWSL
- the galE gene encoding UDP-glucose 4-epimerase GalE, with the protein product MTGKKHIAVTGGMGYVGSHTVVELISQGFEVTILDDLSTSSIRILDGIKEITGVNPRFFELDLCNVEAIRSAWKEMPPVDAVIHFAARKAVGESVRDPLLYYRNNFVSLLNLLQVMGNAGTNAIVFSSSCTVYGSPDKLPVNEKTPRKKAESPYGYTKMVCEDMLESVSGSTSLRALALRYFNPIGAHPSGRIGELPLNEPENLIPYITQTATGERDELKVFGSDYNTPDGTCVRDYIHVVDVARAHIAAMERLLGNDQDQVSSYEVYNIGTGTGYSVLEVVQAFEKVTGKPLPHRLVERRPGDVEAIWAETDLANRVLKWKAELGLEDMLRSAWNWQQNLSKQMIS